In Maridesulfovibrio sp., a single genomic region encodes these proteins:
- the sppA gene encoding signal peptide peptidase SppA: protein MKRIFIVLCILFGLVISGCQPKMNLFPDGTDPLLEQYIQGEGPYKVLVISVDGTISDSPKRGLLGYAPSLVQEVTSRLQLAAEDDRVKALVIRVDSPGGSVTASDVLYNEIERFKQKTGAKVVVSMMDVAASGGYYISLPADWIMAHPTSLTGSVGVIFIRPKVAGLMDKIGVSVEISKSGRNKDMGSPFKPDTAEQEQIIDTIISNYADRFQALVKKHRKISEKNLEKIFTAQVFSADGAKKVGLIDGIGYLPDAVSKACELAGIPEDSLVITYRREFYPDDTLYNTVTARTEPLALVNIDAGNLLPPKAGFHFLWFPAVQ from the coding sequence ATGAAAAGAATCTTCATTGTCCTGTGCATTCTGTTTGGACTTGTAATTTCCGGTTGCCAGCCGAAAATGAACCTCTTTCCCGATGGAACCGATCCCCTGCTTGAGCAGTACATTCAGGGGGAAGGCCCGTACAAGGTCCTGGTCATTTCCGTTGACGGCACAATTTCCGATTCGCCTAAACGCGGCCTGCTCGGCTATGCCCCCAGTCTGGTGCAGGAAGTCACATCCAGACTCCAACTTGCTGCCGAAGACGACAGGGTTAAGGCTCTGGTGATCCGGGTCGATTCTCCCGGAGGATCGGTTACCGCAAGTGATGTGCTTTACAACGAAATAGAGCGGTTCAAGCAAAAAACCGGCGCAAAAGTTGTGGTCAGCATGATGGATGTTGCCGCTTCCGGCGGATACTACATCAGTCTTCCTGCGGATTGGATCATGGCCCATCCCACATCGCTGACAGGTTCGGTGGGAGTGATCTTCATCCGCCCCAAGGTCGCCGGGCTCATGGATAAGATCGGGGTTTCCGTGGAAATTTCGAAATCCGGCCGCAACAAGGATATGGGCTCTCCCTTCAAGCCGGACACGGCGGAACAGGAACAGATAATAGACACCATCATCAGTAATTATGCTGATCGTTTTCAGGCGCTGGTGAAAAAACACCGGAAGATTTCTGAAAAAAATCTTGAAAAAATCTTCACCGCTCAGGTATTCAGCGCTGACGGAGCAAAGAAAGTCGGCCTCATAGACGGGATCGGTTATCTGCCCGATGCCGTCTCCAAGGCATGCGAGCTGGCCGGTATCCCGGAGGATTCCCTTGTTATCACCTACAGGCGCGAGTTTTATCCGGACGATACTCTGTACAACACGGTAACAGCCCGGACCGAGCCCCTTGCGCTGGTCAACATTGATGCCGGGAATCTGCTGCCGCCCAAAGCCGGATTTCATTTCCTCTGGTTTCCGGCGGTTCAATAG